CAATCATATCGTGTGTAGTGCCAACAATTTCCATTACTTCTGAAATTAATACATCATCCACTTCTAGCTCCCGCATGGATTGCTGTAAATGCATACACACGGCAGCATATTGATGTTCTTGTATTTTCAGGTTTTTATGTGCTTCGGCTATTCTTTCTATTGGGTAGTGCTTTGATCCACCAAAAACAAATGTCATAAATTCTATCTGATGTGCTTTCAAAGACTCCATATCAGTCTCGACAAATTTTTTCTTAAGATTTAAATCGTGTAAAACCTTATTGTAAAACACATTTACCAATGCGTGTAGTGTGGTTTCTCCGCCAAGCCGATCATATAAGGTTTCCATGAGCTACTCCTTTGATAAAACCAGCATATATAAATACGCCCCTTGTGAAAAGGGGCGTATTAAATAACGGCTATATTTTAAAAATTAGTTTTGAGAAAGCTTGGCGTTGCGGACCAACCCCAAAAACTCACCGCGATAGTTATAAGGATCTGTGCCACGGGCTGGCGAGGCAAGTTCTATAATATCGTCGTAGCTGAACGTGCTTACATAATCAGAGCCACGTAGTTTTTGGCCAAAGGCTGCCACGGCTCCGGCAAATCGAATGTCGTCACTCAGCTGG
The genomic region above belongs to Alphaproteobacteria bacterium and contains:
- a CDS encoding group 1 truncated hemoglobin: METLYDRLGGETTLHALVNVFYNKVLHDLNLKKKFVETDMESLKAHQIEFMTFVFGGSKHYPIERIAEAHKNLKIQEHQYAAVCMHLQQSMRELEVDDVLISEVMEIVGTTHDMI